A single region of the Chitinivorax sp. PXF-14 genome encodes:
- a CDS encoding methionine ABC transporter ATP-binding protein, giving the protein MIHVNHVSKSYRVDGNTVPALQDISLDIAQGEIFGIIGRSGAGKSTLIRTLNLLERPSEGHIEIDGQDITRLDGRALQALRQRIGMVFQHFNLLSGKTVADNVRFPLKLAGKLSRAGMDARVAELLELVGLSEHRDKYPSQLSGGQKQRVGIARALANQPRLLLCDEATSALDPQTTQAILQLLRDINRRLGLTIVLITHEMNVIRALCDRVAVIEAGRIVESGPVVDVFLHPQQAPTQSLVAEASHFDELEQAFDRAEAQGPLLRLTFVGDTTYTPVIDDVAKTHAVRVNLLQGTIGRIKDTPYGQLIVELRGEAADIAAAHDAFIQANVRVEAL; this is encoded by the coding sequence GTGATACACGTCAACCACGTGTCCAAGTCCTACCGGGTCGACGGCAACACCGTGCCGGCCCTGCAGGACATCTCCCTGGACATCGCCCAAGGCGAGATCTTCGGCATCATCGGCCGCTCCGGCGCCGGCAAGAGCACGCTGATCCGCACCCTCAACCTGCTCGAACGCCCGAGCGAGGGCCACATCGAGATCGACGGGCAGGACATCACCCGGCTCGACGGCCGTGCGCTGCAGGCGCTGCGCCAGCGCATCGGCATGGTGTTCCAGCATTTCAACCTGCTGTCGGGCAAGACGGTGGCCGACAATGTGCGCTTCCCGCTCAAGCTCGCGGGTAAGCTGAGCCGCGCCGGGATGGATGCGCGCGTGGCCGAGCTGCTCGAACTGGTCGGCCTCAGCGAACACCGCGACAAATATCCCTCGCAGCTGTCGGGCGGGCAGAAACAGCGCGTCGGCATCGCCCGCGCGCTGGCCAATCAGCCCAGGCTGCTGCTGTGCGACGAGGCCACCTCGGCGCTCGATCCGCAGACCACGCAGGCGATCCTGCAATTGCTGCGCGACATCAACCGCCGGCTCGGGCTGACCATCGTGCTGATCACCCACGAGATGAACGTGATCCGCGCGCTGTGTGACCGCGTGGCGGTGATCGAGGCCGGGCGCATCGTCGAGAGCGGGCCGGTGGTCGATGTGTTCCTGCATCCGCAGCAGGCGCCGACACAGAGCCTGGTAGCCGAGGCCAGCCATTTCGACGAGCTCGAACAGGCCTTCGACCGCGCCGAGGCACAGGGCCCGCTGCTGCGGCTGACCTTCGTCGGCGACACCACCTACACCCCGGTGATCGACGATGTGGCCAAGACCCACGCGGTGCGCGTCAACCTGCTGCAGGGCACGATAGGCCGCATCAAGGATACGCCCTATGGCCAGCTGATCGTCGAGCTGCGCGGCGAGGCGGCTGACATCGCCGCGGCGCACGATGCCTTTATCCAAGCCAATGTCCGCGTGGAGGCCCTGTGA